Proteins from a single region of Bradyrhizobium diazoefficiens:
- a CDS encoding O-antigen ligase family protein, which produces MRGSDQASRLEMCFAIGMLVFASGVVYVAFLPDPAGDRFVAAGESLVYRLFWAGGYLVLALLVSLHSRSVLTEFARNWPVLVLLFTYLLPEIIEPNSWSRLLLLFCTVTFCAWMASRFSLNQTIMTLHYVFPIVMVIHALSAFVHTSYEADLGERETLLGSMAYAGLFSHKQQAAMVFSISLLFYTLLIFASRASWQWKLLGASTSLLFLLLSGSANGIVVTLVSLDASLSLWAFIRNKTYVFYISAFTSIVMAIVFFVKSDLLFGALDRSSDLTGRTILWERWFGFFYDRLLTGYGYSGFFVEDGPAERLWALDEYFRAPNFHNSFLDVGIAAGAPGLLSLLLIVLLGLVGTCLVAFRSRQPFVVIFVALFLALCLFGIGDGALLVHNNFGTMCFLMIYFKLGIKLRVQAASELKIPFRQEGARLFLRAAE; this is translated from the coding sequence ATGAGAGGCAGCGATCAAGCATCTCGACTTGAGATGTGCTTCGCCATCGGCATGCTCGTCTTTGCCTCCGGAGTGGTATACGTCGCATTTTTGCCGGACCCGGCCGGCGACAGATTCGTCGCAGCCGGGGAGTCCCTTGTGTACCGGTTGTTTTGGGCAGGTGGATACTTGGTCTTGGCTCTGCTGGTCAGCCTGCATTCCCGCAGCGTTCTAACGGAGTTCGCTAGGAATTGGCCGGTACTGGTTTTGCTCTTTACGTACCTGTTACCGGAAATAATCGAACCAAACTCCTGGTCACGCCTTCTGCTGCTGTTTTGCACCGTGACGTTTTGCGCATGGATGGCATCTCGCTTTTCTCTGAACCAGACGATAATGACGTTACACTACGTCTTTCCCATAGTGATGGTCATTCATGCCTTGAGCGCCTTCGTGCATACGAGCTACGAGGCGGATCTGGGTGAACGGGAAACCCTCCTTGGCTCTATGGCGTATGCCGGCTTGTTCTCGCACAAGCAGCAGGCAGCAATGGTATTCAGTATCTCGCTGCTATTCTATACGTTACTCATCTTCGCATCACGGGCTTCCTGGCAATGGAAATTGCTGGGTGCTTCGACGAGCCTTCTTTTTCTCCTTCTCAGCGGTTCGGCGAACGGGATAGTGGTAACCCTGGTGAGCCTCGACGCTTCGCTGAGCCTGTGGGCTTTCATAAGGAACAAGACATACGTCTTCTATATCAGCGCCTTCACTTCCATCGTCATGGCGATAGTATTTTTTGTCAAATCAGACCTGCTGTTCGGTGCGCTGGACCGCTCATCCGACCTGACAGGGCGGACGATCCTTTGGGAGCGGTGGTTCGGATTCTTCTATGACCGCCTGCTTACTGGATACGGCTACTCTGGTTTCTTTGTGGAAGACGGCCCAGCCGAACGGTTGTGGGCTCTAGACGAATATTTCCGTGCCCCGAATTTCCATAATTCCTTTCTCGACGTCGGCATAGCAGCCGGCGCACCCGGTCTTCTTTCACTGCTGCTGATTGTGTTGCTCGGACTCGTCGGAACCTGCTTGGTGGCCTTCAGGTCTCGTCAACCGTTCGTCGTGATTTTTGTTGCTTTGTTCTTGGCTCTCTGCCTATTCGGAATAGGCGATGGCGCATTACTGGTTCACAATAATTTCGGTACGATGTGTTTCCTGATGATCTATTTCAAGCTCGGGATCAAGTTGCGCGTGCAGGCCGCCTCTGAACTTAAAATTCCGTTTCGACAAGAGGGCGCACGGCTGTTTCTGCGCGCAGCGGAGTGA
- the galE gene encoding UDP-glucose 4-epimerase GalE codes for MMILVTGGAGYIGSHTCVELLKAGHDVIVVDNLSNSSQVSLRRVEQICGRSLLFREGDIRDRALLKDLMLAHEVSAVIHFAGLKAVGESVQEPVAYYDNNVSGTLQLLAAMQEAGVKKIVFSSSATVYGEPNKLPLGENHPLSATNPYGRSKLMIEEVLRDQFVATPDWSIAILRYFNPVGAHESGLIGESPLGVPNNLLPYVAQVAVGRRKYLNVWGKDYATPDGTGVRDYIHVVDLAVGHLMALNKMQHPQVMTVNLGTGTGTSVLEIVEAFSKASGRNIPVVFGPRRPGDVASCYADATVAEWLLGWKAKRSIMQMCIDHWRWQESNLDGYGAEAR; via the coding sequence GTGATGATACTGGTAACAGGCGGAGCAGGATATATTGGCTCCCACACGTGCGTCGAGCTCCTGAAAGCCGGGCACGATGTCATTGTAGTCGATAACCTAAGTAACTCGAGTCAAGTATCTCTCCGGCGGGTCGAACAGATCTGCGGCCGGTCGTTGCTCTTTCGAGAAGGTGACATTCGAGACCGCGCTTTGCTTAAGGACTTGATGCTGGCCCATGAGGTGAGCGCGGTAATCCATTTTGCGGGTTTGAAGGCGGTCGGCGAGTCGGTTCAGGAGCCAGTTGCCTACTACGATAACAATGTGAGCGGGACCCTTCAGCTTCTTGCAGCAATGCAGGAGGCCGGCGTGAAGAAGATCGTTTTCAGCTCATCGGCCACAGTCTACGGCGAACCAAACAAGCTCCCACTCGGCGAGAATCACCCATTGTCGGCGACGAATCCTTATGGTCGCAGCAAACTGATGATCGAGGAAGTGCTGCGCGATCAGTTTGTAGCGACGCCCGATTGGTCGATTGCAATACTGCGCTACTTCAATCCAGTTGGTGCGCACGAGAGTGGGCTCATTGGGGAGAGTCCCCTGGGGGTGCCGAACAACTTGCTGCCTTATGTGGCCCAAGTCGCCGTCGGTCGCAGGAAGTACCTCAACGTCTGGGGCAAAGATTATGCGACTCCGGATGGAACGGGGGTCCGCGACTACATTCACGTGGTCGATCTTGCGGTTGGCCACCTCATGGCATTGAACAAGATGCAGCATCCGCAAGTCATGACGGTGAACTTGGGAACCGGGACTGGGACCAGCGTCTTGGAGATCGTGGAGGCCTTTTCGAAAGCAAGCGGTCGGAACATTCCTGTGGTGTTTGGTCCGCGCCGCCCCGGAGACGTTGCATCGTGCTATGCAGATGCCACCGTTGCCGAATGGCTGCTTGGCTGGAAGGCAAAGCGGTCAATCATGCAAATGTGTATTGATCACTGGCGCTGGCAAGAATCGAACCTGGATGGTTACGGTGCCGAGGCTCGATAA